A region of Staphylococcus sp. IVB6181 DNA encodes the following proteins:
- the purR gene encoding pur operon repressor has translation MRYKRSERIVYMTHYLMCHPNKLIPLTHFVKKFKQAKSSISEDIHIVRETLHKEKLGTVITTAGASGGVTYRPTMSKEEAEEVINEVIVLLQEKERLLPGGYLFLSDLMGNPELLNKVGRLIATIYMDEELDAIVTIATKGISLANAVANVLNLPVVVIRKDNKVTEGSTVSINYVSGSSRKIETMVLSKRTLKENSNVLIVDDFMRAGGSINGVMNLMNEFKAHVKGVSVLVESKEVKQRLIEDYTSLVKLSDVDEYNQDFKVEQGNVLSKFS, from the coding sequence TTGCGTTATAAACGAAGCGAGCGCATTGTGTACATGACGCATTATTTAATGTGTCACCCGAATAAACTGATACCCTTAACGCACTTTGTGAAGAAGTTTAAACAAGCTAAGTCTTCTATCAGCGAAGACATCCACATTGTTCGCGAAACCTTGCATAAGGAGAAATTGGGAACAGTCATTACTACGGCAGGTGCGAGCGGAGGTGTCACGTATCGCCCGACAATGAGCAAAGAAGAAGCTGAGGAAGTCATTAATGAAGTAATTGTGCTCTTGCAAGAAAAAGAACGCTTGCTTCCGGGAGGATATCTTTTCCTTTCAGATTTAATGGGCAACCCGGAATTATTAAATAAAGTCGGGCGATTAATCGCTACAATTTATATGGATGAAGAGCTCGATGCGATTGTGACAATTGCGACAAAAGGGATATCTCTTGCCAATGCAGTAGCAAATGTATTAAATTTACCAGTAGTTGTTATTCGCAAGGATAATAAAGTAACAGAAGGTTCTACAGTCTCTATCAACTATGTTTCAGGCTCTTCGCGCAAGATCGAAACGATGGTCTTGTCGAAACGCACACTTAAAGAAAATTCAAACGTTTTAATCGTTGATGACTTTATGCGTGCCGGGGGCTCGATTAACGGCGTGATGAATTTGATGAATGAGTTTAAAGCGCATGTCAAGGGGGTATCAGTACTTGTAGAATCTAAAGAAGTGAAACAAAGATTGATTGAAGATTATACTTCCTTGGTCAAATTGTCTGATGTAGATGAATACAATCAAGACTTTAAAGTTGAGCAAGGCAACGTTTTATCTAAATTCTCATAA
- a CDS encoding 50S ribosomal protein L25/general stress protein Ctc: MASLKSIIRQGKQRRSDLTAIRNSGKVPAVMYGYGQKNVSVKVDEVEFIKVIREVGRNGVIDLGVGSKSIKVMVADYQFDPLKNQITHIDFLAINMTEERTVEVPVHLVGEAVGAKEGGVVDQPLYYVEVTATPDNIPEYLEADIAELEIGDTIAVQDLKVTGDFTIENEPEDTVVTVTPPTQGPSEEEIQEVEAGSADTPEPEVVGEDKEDEEE, translated from the coding sequence ATGGCTTCATTAAAGTCTATTATCCGTCAAGGTAAACAAAGACGTTCTGATTTAACAGCAATCAGAAACTCAGGTAAAGTACCAGCAGTTATGTATGGTTACGGTCAAAAAAACGTATCAGTTAAAGTTGATGAAGTAGAATTCATCAAAGTTATCCGTGAAGTTGGACGTAACGGTGTTATCGATTTAGGCGTAGGTTCTAAATCTATCAAAGTAATGGTAGCTGACTACCAATTCGATCCGTTGAAAAACCAAATCACTCACATCGACTTCTTAGCAATCAACATGACTGAAGAACGTACTGTAGAAGTACCAGTTCACTTAGTTGGTGAAGCAGTAGGCGCTAAAGAAGGCGGCGTAGTTGACCAACCATTATACTATGTTGAAGTTACAGCAACACCAGACAACATTCCTGAATATCTTGAAGCAGATATCGCTGAATTAGAAATCGGCGACACTATCGCAGTTCAAGACTTGAAAGTAACAGGCGACTTCACAATCGAAAACGAACCTGAAGATACAGTTGTAACTGTAACACCTCCAACTCAAGGACCAAGCGAAGAAGAAATTCAAGAAGTTGAAGCAGGCAGTGCGGATACTCCTGAACCAGAAGTTGTTGGAGAAGACAAAGAAGACGAAGAAGAATAA
- the pth gene encoding aminoacyl-tRNA hydrolase: protein MKCIVGLGNIGKRFEQTKHNIGFEVIDYLLDANQIKLDKQKFRGAYTIERIAGEKVLLIEPMTMMNLSGEAVGPLMDYYNVDPDDLLVLYDDLDLPQGQVRLRQKGSAGGHNGMKSIIQHLGTDQFKRIRIGIGRPTNGMSVPDYVLQKFSKQEMETMNKVIEHSARAVEDYIASSRFDHVMNEYNGEAK from the coding sequence ATGAAATGTATTGTCGGATTAGGCAATATCGGTAAGCGATTCGAACAAACCAAGCATAATATCGGATTTGAGGTTATCGATTATTTACTAGACGCTAATCAAATCAAACTAGACAAGCAAAAGTTCCGCGGTGCTTATACGATTGAGCGCATTGCAGGGGAAAAGGTGCTTTTGATTGAACCGATGACAATGATGAATTTATCGGGTGAAGCAGTAGGCCCTTTAATGGATTATTATAATGTAGATCCAGATGATTTATTGGTTTTATATGATGATTTGGATTTACCGCAAGGCCAAGTGCGTTTACGCCAAAAAGGCAGTGCCGGCGGACATAATGGAATGAAATCCATCATCCAGCATTTAGGTACAGATCAATTCAAACGTATCCGTATCGGTATCGGAAGACCGACTAATGGGATGTCAGTACCGGATTATGTATTGCAAAAATTCTCTAAGCAAGAAATGGAAACAATGAACAAAGTAATAGAACATTCTGCACGTGCTGTTGAAGATTATATCGCAAGTTCGCGTTTCGACCATGTGATGAATGAATATAATGGTGAGGCTAAGTGA
- the veg gene encoding biofilm formation stimulator Veg, whose translation MPKSIWDIKNALDCHLGNRIVLKANGGRKKTIERCGVLAETYPAVFIVELDQDKHNFERVSYTYTDVLTENVQVSFVDENHQDAVAH comes from the coding sequence ATGCCAAAATCAATTTGGGACATCAAAAATGCACTTGATTGTCATTTAGGAAACCGTATTGTACTTAAAGCGAATGGTGGTCGTAAGAAAACAATCGAACGTTGCGGAGTGTTAGCTGAAACATACCCTGCAGTATTCATTGTTGAATTAGACCAAGACAAACATAACTTTGAACGTGTATCTTATACATACACAGATGTGTTGACAGAGAACGTCCAAGTTTCGTTTGTAGACGAAAATCACCAGGATGCAGTTGCACACTAG
- a CDS encoding RidA family protein, whose product MKTVHTNKAPEALGPYSHAVVVNDMVYTSGQIPLNEFNELVSDEVSVQTRQVLENLKAVLQEAGADIDSVIKATIFIKDMNDFQEINEVYGQYFNAHKPARSCVEVARLPKDVKVEIEVIAQVKGK is encoded by the coding sequence ATGAAGACAGTACACACTAATAAAGCACCTGAAGCTTTAGGACCGTATTCACATGCAGTTGTAGTGAATGATATGGTTTATACTTCAGGTCAAATTCCATTAAATGAATTTAATGAACTTGTCAGTGATGAAGTATCAGTTCAAACACGTCAAGTCTTGGAAAATCTTAAAGCGGTTTTACAAGAAGCGGGTGCTGATATCGATTCAGTGATTAAAGCGACTATCTTTATCAAAGATATGAATGATTTCCAAGAAATCAACGAAGTCTACGGACAATATTTCAATGCGCACAAACCAGCGAGAAGCTGTGTAGAAGTGGCGCGTTTGCCTAAAGACGTAAAAGTTGAGATCGAGGTCATCGCTCAAGTCAAAGGAAAATAA
- the ispE gene encoding 4-(cytidine 5'-diphospho)-2-C-methyl-D-erythritol kinase has translation MIYEKAPAKINFTLDALYKRNDGFHEVEMVMTTVDLNDRVTVEKREDQRVVVKVDYNFVPENAKNLAFQAAMLMNETYQIPQGVTIVLDKEIPVSAGLGGGSADAAATMRAMNRLFELNLTLDELSTLAEQVGSDVPFCIYSKTAVCTGHGEKVRLLKRPPKAWVVIAKPNVGISTPCVFQELKLNAVQQKASHSAACIEAIESGDYEQICSALSNSLEAISMEMHPDILKLKQNMLNSGADGALMSGSGPTVYSLAKHYKQAQNIYNAVHGCCNEVYLVRLLG, from the coding sequence ATGATATATGAAAAGGCACCTGCCAAGATTAATTTCACTTTAGATGCACTTTATAAAAGAAATGATGGGTTTCATGAAGTTGAAATGGTAATGACAACGGTGGACTTGAATGACCGCGTTACTGTTGAAAAACGCGAGGATCAGCGTGTAGTCGTGAAGGTGGATTATAATTTTGTGCCTGAAAATGCGAAGAACCTGGCGTTTCAAGCTGCGATGCTGATGAACGAAACTTATCAAATCCCGCAAGGTGTAACGATTGTGCTGGATAAAGAGATTCCTGTTTCGGCAGGTCTTGGCGGAGGGTCGGCAGATGCGGCTGCGACCATGCGTGCGATGAATCGATTATTTGAATTGAATTTGACGCTGGATGAATTGAGTACATTAGCTGAGCAAGTAGGTTCAGATGTTCCGTTTTGTATTTACAGCAAAACAGCTGTATGTACAGGGCATGGCGAGAAGGTGCGTTTGCTTAAACGGCCTCCGAAGGCATGGGTTGTCATTGCAAAACCGAATGTAGGGATTTCGACGCCTTGTGTCTTCCAAGAATTGAAACTGAATGCGGTGCAGCAGAAAGCATCACATTCAGCTGCGTGTATTGAAGCGATTGAATCAGGCGACTATGAACAGATTTGTTCGGCTTTATCTAATAGTTTAGAAGCTATCTCTATGGAGATGCATCCGGATATTTTGAAATTAAAGCAGAATATGCTGAACAGCGGTGCAGATGGTGCATTGATGAGCGGCAGCGGACCGACCGTTTATAGTTTGGCAAAGCATTACAAGCAAGCACAAAATATTTATAATGCAGTGCATGGGTGCTGCAACGAGGTCTATTTAGTAAGATTATTAGGATAA
- the mfd gene encoding transcription-repair coupling factor, protein MKSIITDYLNKDKRYEELNDVFGQENVLVTGLAGAAKATMMAEKYLSSQRPMVVVTNNLYQADKLEADLQQYLDAEDIYKYPLQDIMTEEFSTQSPQLMSERVRTLTALAQGQRGFFIIPLNGLKKLQTPVDIWQSHQVHLKVGEDIDVDDFLNTLVDMGYRRESVVSHIGEFSVRGGIIDIYPLIGAPVRIELFDTEVDSIREFDVESQRSKENQEEAHITSASDYIITKDVLKRIQSELKTAYETTRPKIDKSVRNDIKDTYESFLQFDTNFIDHQVIRRLVAFMYETPATLVDYIGDDAIIVVDEYNRVKDTEETLTTEVNDFISQLIESGKGFIGQKFMDDDAFARLIKSRKITFFTLFTASMPVKLDHIIKFSSKPVQQFYGQYDIMRSEFQRYINNGYTVVVLVETETKKERVKAMMNEMHIPIVEAGASDKVQGGHAVIVEGSLSEGFELPYMQLAVVTERELFKSKQKKAKKRTPTMTNAERIKSYQDLKIGDYVVHVHHGVGRYLGVETLEVGDVHRDYIKIQYKGTDQLFVPVDQMDQVQKYVASEDKTPKLNKLGGTEWKKTKAKVQQSVEDIADELIELYREREMAQGYQFGPDTEQQHEFEMDFPYDLTADQAKSIDEIKADMEKERPMDRLLCGDVGYGKTEVALRAAFKAVMEGKQVAFLVPTTILAQQHYETLIERMQDFPVNIQLLSRFRTPKEIKETKQGLKDGTIDIVVGTHKLLAKDVQYKDLGLLVVDEEQRFGVRHKERIKTLKTNVDVLTLTATPIPRTLHMSMLGVRDLSVIETPPENRFSVQTYVLEQNSNFIKEALERELSRGGQAFYLYNRVQSIYEKREQLQMLMPDANIGVAHGRMTERELEDTMIGFVNGEYDILVTTTIIETGVDVPNANTLIIEEADRFGLSQLYQLRGRVGRSSRVGYAYFLPPTNKVLSETAEERLQAIKEFTELGSGFKIAMRDLNIRGAGNLLGKQQHGFIDSVGFDLYSQMLEEAVNEKRGIQQENDTPEIEIELNIDAYLPTSYIPNEQSKIEIYKKLRQIETADQLMDIKDELIDRFNEYPVEVERLLDIVEIRIHVLHVGVTRIKDTGKAVDIHLSEKGTEDINGEALFKQTLPLGRDMKVGVSENAMTVTLNKNKKAGAWFDRLKFLMKALEESMVIPDEA, encoded by the coding sequence GTGAAATCAATAATTACAGATTATTTAAACAAAGATAAACGATATGAAGAGTTAAATGATGTATTCGGACAAGAAAATGTATTGGTTACAGGATTAGCAGGTGCGGCTAAAGCGACGATGATGGCTGAGAAGTATTTGTCATCTCAGCGTCCTATGGTCGTTGTGACGAACAACTTGTATCAAGCAGATAAGTTAGAAGCAGATTTGCAGCAATATTTAGATGCTGAAGATATATATAAATATCCGCTTCAAGACATCATGACTGAAGAGTTCTCCACACAAAGCCCGCAGCTGATGAGTGAACGTGTGCGTACCCTTACTGCCTTAGCACAAGGCCAGCGAGGGTTCTTTATCATACCTTTAAACGGATTGAAGAAACTTCAGACACCTGTCGATATATGGCAATCCCATCAAGTACATTTAAAAGTCGGCGAGGATATTGATGTCGATGACTTCTTAAACACATTGGTAGATATGGGTTACCGCAGAGAAAGTGTCGTTTCGCATATCGGCGAATTCTCTGTCCGCGGGGGTATCATTGATATCTATCCGTTAATCGGGGCACCGGTACGTATCGAATTGTTTGATACTGAAGTCGATTCGATTCGCGAATTTGATGTAGAAAGCCAACGCTCAAAAGAAAATCAAGAAGAAGCACATATTACTTCAGCGAGCGACTATATCATTACGAAAGATGTCTTAAAACGGATTCAGTCAGAATTGAAAACGGCTTATGAAACAACACGCCCTAAAATAGATAAATCTGTCCGCAATGATATCAAAGATACGTATGAAAGCTTCTTGCAGTTTGATACGAACTTTATTGACCACCAAGTGATTCGCAGATTAGTGGCTTTCATGTACGAAACACCTGCAACACTTGTCGATTATATCGGCGACGATGCGATTATTGTGGTAGATGAATATAATCGTGTGAAGGATACTGAAGAAACATTAACAACCGAAGTCAATGATTTTATTTCACAACTGATTGAAAGCGGGAAAGGCTTTATCGGTCAAAAATTTATGGATGATGATGCATTTGCGCGTTTAATCAAATCACGCAAAATCACATTCTTCACACTCTTTACAGCAAGCATGCCGGTCAAACTGGATCACATTATTAAATTCTCAAGCAAACCGGTACAGCAGTTCTACGGCCAATATGATATTATGCGTTCGGAATTCCAACGCTATATCAATAACGGTTATACCGTAGTTGTCTTGGTGGAAACAGAAACGAAGAAAGAACGCGTTAAAGCCATGATGAACGAAATGCATATTCCGATTGTCGAAGCAGGCGCAAGCGACAAAGTTCAGGGCGGCCATGCGGTAATAGTAGAAGGCAGTCTATCTGAAGGCTTCGAACTGCCATATATGCAGCTGGCAGTTGTAACAGAGCGCGAATTATTCAAATCAAAACAGAAAAAAGCTAAAAAACGTACACCGACGATGACCAATGCTGAGCGTATTAAATCGTACCAAGATTTAAAAATCGGCGACTATGTTGTACACGTTCACCATGGTGTCGGACGTTATTTAGGTGTTGAAACACTTGAAGTCGGAGATGTGCATCGCGACTACATTAAAATTCAATACAAGGGTACAGACCAGCTGTTCGTACCTGTTGATCAGATGGATCAAGTGCAAAAATATGTAGCATCTGAAGATAAAACACCGAAATTAAACAAACTCGGCGGCACAGAATGGAAGAAAACCAAAGCGAAAGTCCAACAAAGTGTTGAAGATATCGCAGATGAATTGATTGAACTGTACCGCGAGCGTGAAATGGCACAAGGCTATCAATTCGGTCCGGATACTGAGCAGCAGCATGAATTCGAAATGGATTTCCCATATGATTTAACAGCCGACCAAGCGAAGTCTATTGATGAAATCAAAGCAGACATGGAGAAAGAACGCCCGATGGACCGCTTATTATGCGGTGATGTCGGCTACGGCAAAACAGAAGTGGCATTGCGTGCAGCGTTCAAAGCGGTAATGGAAGGCAAACAAGTCGCGTTCTTAGTACCGACAACCATCCTAGCGCAGCAGCACTATGAAACACTGATAGAGCGTATGCAGGATTTCCCGGTCAATATTCAATTATTAAGCCGCTTCCGTACACCAAAAGAAATCAAAGAAACGAAACAAGGCCTTAAAGACGGTACGATTGATATCGTAGTCGGTACGCATAAACTGCTCGCAAAAGATGTGCAGTATAAAGATTTAGGTCTATTAGTGGTCGATGAAGAACAACGCTTTGGTGTACGCCATAAAGAACGTATCAAAACATTGAAGACGAATGTGGATGTTTTAACGTTAACTGCGACACCTATTCCGCGTACATTGCATATGAGTATGCTTGGGGTGCGCGATTTGTCTGTTATTGAAACACCGCCGGAAAACCGCTTCTCAGTCCAAACTTATGTCTTAGAACAAAATTCTAATTTCATCAAGGAAGCATTAGAGCGAGAATTATCGCGCGGCGGACAAGCTTTCTATCTTTATAACAGAGTGCAGTCTATTTATGAGAAACGCGAACAGCTTCAAATGCTGATGCCGGATGCCAATATCGGTGTTGCACATGGCCGAATGACTGAACGCGAATTAGAAGATACAATGATCGGCTTTGTCAACGGAGAGTATGACATCTTGGTGACTACTACGATTATTGAAACAGGGGTCGATGTACCGAATGCGAATACATTGATTATTGAAGAAGCAGACCGCTTCGGTTTAAGCCAATTGTATCAATTGCGCGGACGTGTCGGCCGTTCATCACGTGTCGGTTATGCATACTTCCTGCCCCCGACAAACAAAGTATTGTCTGAGACTGCAGAAGAACGTCTGCAAGCAATCAAAGAGTTTACTGAACTCGGCAGCGGCTTTAAAATTGCGATGCGCGATTTGAATATCCGCGGAGCAGGCAACTTGCTGGGTAAGCAGCAGCACGGCTTTATTGATTCTGTCGGCTTCGACTTGTACTCACAAATGCTAGAAGAAGCTGTGAATGAAAAACGCGGCATCCAACAAGAAAACGACACACCTGAAATTGAAATCGAATTGAATATTGATGCATACTTGCCGACAAGTTATATTCCGAACGAACAATCTAAAATTGAAATCTATAAGAAATTGCGTCAGATTGAAACTGCAGATCAGCTGATGGATATTAAAGATGAATTAATCGATCGTTTCAACGAGTATCCGGTTGAAGTCGAACGCTTGCTGGATATTGTAGAAATCCGTATTCATGTATTGCATGTCGGTGTTACACGTATTAAAGATACCGGCAAAGCAGTAGACATCCATCTGTCTGAAAAAGGTACAGAAGATATCAACGGCGAAGCATTATTCAAACAAACCTTGCCGCTTGGACGCGATATGAAGGTAGGCGTGTCTGAAAATGCGATGACGGTAACGCTGAATAAAAATAAAAAGGCAGGCGCGTGGTTTGACCGCTTGAAATTCTTGATGAAAGCTTTAGAAGAAAGCATGGTCATCCCAGATGAAGCGTAA
- the spoVG gene encoding septation regulator SpoVG, giving the protein MKVTDVRLRKIQTDGRMKALVSITLDDAFVVHDLRVIEGNSGLFVAMPSKRTPDGEFRDIAHPINSDMRQEIQDAVMKVYDETDEVIPDKNAKPSESEEDSNEEA; this is encoded by the coding sequence ATGAAAGTGACAGATGTAAGACTTAGAAAAATACAAACTGATGGAAGAATGAAAGCACTAGTGTCAATTACACTAGATGACGCATTCGTAGTCCATGATTTGCGCGTAATTGAAGGCAACTCAGGTCTATTCGTCGCAATGCCAAGCAAACGTACACCAGATGGTGAATTCCGTGACATCGCGCATCCTATCAATTCAGACATGAGACAAGAAATTCAAGATGCTGTGATGAAAGTATATGATGAAACTGATGAAGTCATTCCAGATAAGAATGCGAAACCATCAGAATCAGAAGAAGATAGTAACGAAGAAGCTTAA
- a CDS encoding ribose-phosphate diphosphokinase — translation MLANEYKNSSLKIFSLKGNEPLANEVADNIGIELGKCSVKRFSDGEIQINIEESIRGCDVFIIQPTSNPVNDHLMELLIMIDACKRASAATINIVVPYYGYARQDRKARSREPITAKLVANLIQVAGANRMIALDLHAPQIQGFFDIPIDHLMGVPILAEYFKNNPEIDPEETVVVSPDHGGVTRARKLADILKTPIAIIDKRRPKPNVAEVMNIVGDIDGRTAIIIDDIIDTAGTITLAAQALKDKGAKEVYACCSHAVLSGPAKERIENSAIKELIVTNSIRLDDGRKPENTTELSIAGLIAQAIVRVYERESVSVLFD, via the coding sequence ATGTTAGCTAATGAATATAAAAATTCATCTTTAAAGATTTTCTCGTTGAAAGGAAATGAGCCGCTTGCAAACGAGGTGGCAGATAACATTGGAATTGAATTAGGAAAATGTTCGGTAAAGCGTTTCAGCGACGGTGAAATTCAAATCAATATCGAAGAAAGTATCCGAGGTTGCGATGTCTTCATTATCCAACCTACATCAAATCCGGTTAACGATCACTTAATGGAATTGCTTATTATGATTGACGCATGCAAACGTGCTTCTGCAGCAACAATCAACATTGTGGTTCCTTATTATGGTTATGCACGCCAAGACCGTAAAGCACGCAGCCGTGAACCTATCACAGCAAAACTTGTAGCCAACTTAATCCAAGTTGCAGGCGCAAATCGTATGATTGCTTTAGACTTGCATGCACCGCAAATTCAAGGTTTCTTCGATATTCCAATCGACCACTTAATGGGTGTGCCGATCTTAGCGGAATACTTCAAAAACAACCCTGAAATCGACCCAGAAGAAACTGTAGTCGTTTCACCAGACCACGGAGGCGTAACACGCGCACGTAAATTAGCAGACATTTTAAAAACACCAATCGCGATTATCGACAAACGTCGTCCAAAACCAAACGTAGCAGAAGTTATGAATATCGTTGGTGACATTGATGGCCGTACGGCAATTATTATCGATGACATCATCGACACAGCAGGTACAATTACATTAGCAGCACAAGCATTAAAAGACAAAGGTGCTAAAGAAGTTTATGCTTGCTGTTCACATGCTGTACTTTCTGGTCCGGCAAAAGAACGTATTGAAAACTCAGCGATTAAAGAATTAATCGTTACAAATTCAATTCGTCTTGATGACGGACGCAAACCAGAAAACACAACTGAATTATCAATAGCAGGATTAATCGCACAAGCAATCGTTCGTGTATACGAAAGAGAATCAGTAAGTGTATTATTCGACTAA
- the glmU gene encoding bifunctional UDP-N-acetylglucosamine diphosphorylase/glucosamine-1-phosphate N-acetyltransferase GlmU, protein MQRYAVVLAAGKGTRMKSKLYKVLHKVAGKSMIEHVVDSVKQAGTDKIVTIVGHGAESVKETLGYQSSYSFQEEQLGTAHAVKMAADELKGKEGTTLVVCGDTPLITPETLKALADYHEAQQTGVTVLSATAENPFGYGRIVRDQEGRLEKIVEQKDASKEEQAIDEISTGIFAFDNALLFRLLEEVKNDNAQGEYYLPDVITLALAEGHTADAYRTEDFDEIMGVNDRVALSKAEAAFRKRTNEYHMRNGVTLIDPETTYIEADVEIGMDTIVEPGVHLGTGTVIGEDAFIGQYSEINNSRIGSRTTIKQSVINDASVGEDTTVGPFAQLRPKANLGNEVKVGNFVEVKKADIKDGAKVSHLSYIGDAEIGERTNVGCGSITVNYDGKNKFKTTIGKDAFIGCNTNLVAPVTLGDNVLIAAGSTITDDVPNDSLALARERQTTKPGYLNKNKN, encoded by the coding sequence ATGCAGAGATATGCGGTAGTATTAGCAGCTGGTAAAGGTACCAGAATGAAATCAAAACTTTACAAAGTGTTACACAAAGTAGCAGGCAAAAGTATGATTGAACACGTGGTCGACAGTGTCAAACAAGCAGGCACAGATAAAATTGTCACAATCGTCGGTCACGGTGCAGAAAGTGTAAAAGAAACTTTAGGATATCAGTCATCATACAGTTTCCAAGAGGAACAACTCGGCACAGCACACGCTGTGAAGATGGCAGCTGATGAATTGAAAGGCAAAGAAGGCACAACGTTGGTCGTGTGCGGCGATACTCCGCTTATCACACCTGAAACATTAAAAGCATTAGCAGATTATCACGAAGCACAGCAAACAGGTGTGACAGTGCTGTCTGCGACAGCTGAAAATCCTTTTGGTTATGGACGTATTGTCAGAGACCAAGAAGGTCGTTTGGAAAAAATAGTAGAACAAAAAGATGCTTCAAAAGAAGAACAAGCCATTGATGAAATCAGCACAGGTATCTTCGCTTTTGACAATGCTTTATTATTCCGTTTGCTGGAAGAAGTGAAAAATGATAACGCACAAGGCGAATATTATTTGCCGGATGTTATCACACTTGCTTTAGCAGAAGGTCACACAGCAGATGCATACCGCACTGAAGATTTCGATGAAATCATGGGTGTTAATGATCGTGTTGCATTAAGCAAAGCAGAAGCTGCATTCAGAAAACGTACAAACGAATATCATATGCGTAATGGTGTCACATTAATTGATCCTGAAACAACGTATATCGAAGCGGATGTAGAAATCGGTATGGATACAATTGTGGAACCTGGGGTACATTTAGGTACAGGCACAGTGATTGGTGAAGACGCTTTCATCGGTCAGTACTCAGAAATCAACAACAGCCGTATCGGCAGCCGTACGACAATTAAACAATCTGTTATCAATGATGCGTCAGTCGGCGAAGATACAACAGTCGGACCATTTGCGCAATTGAGACCCAAAGCCAACTTAGGCAATGAAGTGAAAGTCGGCAACTTTGTCGAAGTGAAAAAAGCAGATATTAAAGACGGCGCTAAAGTTTCTCATCTCAGCTACATCGGCGATGCAGAAATCGGAGAACGCACAAATGTCGGATGCGGTTCGATTACAGTCAATTATGACGGTAAAAATAAATTTAAAACAACAATCGGCAAAGATGCATTCATCGGCTGTAATACAAATTTAGTTGCGCCGGTTACATTAGGCGATAACGTCTTGATTGCAGCAGGCTCAACGATTACAGACGACGTACCAAACGACAGTTTAGCACTAGCACGTGAAAGACAAACAACAAAACCAGGTTATTTAAATAAAAATAAAAACTAA